One Anolis carolinensis isolate JA03-04 chromosome 4, rAnoCar3.1.pri, whole genome shotgun sequence DNA window includes the following coding sequences:
- the LOC103278512 gene encoding uncharacterized protein LOC103278512: protein MIKAFEKAVTRDIDILSKSKNRIHHNISNTELEIIKRLANMPKYAPTHFLMDLLDIVLENNYFKFGTQFYLQVCGVAMGSSLAPAIANLFVAYLETKFIYNSTYNLDLPDMIYYGRYIDDIFSIFRSDTAASHFRTWINTIHDHIKFTDTCDRNKINFLDVCVFKKSNRLYIKNYTKPTDRNSLLHFNSFHHHSLKSNLPYNQLLRLKRNTSLQEDFESIIDPFKQALKMRGYPERIVDSAVKRAQRVNRSILLQEQTKPSKDRIIWPLTLTPLSSKIKNIVNRHWHLIHEIHGCEKPPMVAHKSSRNFRNYLVHADLITPTTTVSLNKKGHYPCGHCNCCKQSLRIQDDIYPILHLHITLRHFTTCASENVIYLIICPCKLLYVGMTSRALRTRIQEHKSRIRNGCTDSTLYTHFQEKAHSDESFKFFVIEKVKPIGDNKRLLLQRESFWTFKLNSVFPKGLNDRIDFTCDL from the coding sequence ATGATTAAAGCCTTTGAGAAAGCAGTTACTAGGGACATTGACATTCTCTCTAAATCTAAAAACAGAATTCATCACAACATTTCCAACACAGAATTAGAGATCATTAAGAGATTAGCTAATATGCCTAAATATGCCCCAACACATTTTCTGATGGATCTATTAGACATTGTTctagaaaacaattattttaaatttggcaCACAATTTTATTTACAAGTATGTGGAGTCGCCATGGGGAGTTCTCTGGCTCCTGCTATTGCCAACCTATTTGTTGCCTACCTTGAGACAAAATTCATTTACAACAGCACATACAATCTAGATCTCCCCGACATGATCTATTATGGACGATACATTGATGACATCTTCTCAATTTTCCGGTCTGATACTGCAGCATCACATTTTAGAACATGGATTAATACCATACACGACCACATTAAATTTACAGATACATGTGACCGTAATAAGATCAATTTTTTAGATGTGTGTGTATTCAAGAAATCAAATAGACTTTACATCAAAAACTACACCAAACCTACTGATAGAAACTCCTTATTACACTTTAACAGTTTCCACCATCACTCTTTGAAATCTAACTTACCATACAATCAACTATTAAGATTAAAACGCAACACCAGCCTACAGGAAGACTTCGAATCTATCATAGACCCCTTCAAACAGGCACTGAAGATGAGGGGATACCCTGAAAGAATTGTAGACTCAGCAGTCAAAAGAGCTCAAAGGGTCAATAGAAGTATCCTACTACAAGAACAAACTAAGCCTAGTAAGGATCGTATCATCTGGCCACTTACACTCACACCACTATCATCCAAAATTAAGAATATCGTCAATAGACATTGGCATCTAATACACGAGATCCACGGCTGTGAAAAACCACCTATGGTAGCCCACAAAAGTTCTAGAAATTTCAGAAACTATCTAGTACATGCAGATCTCATTACTCCCACTACTACAGTAAGCCTAAACAAAAAAGGACATTATCCATGTGGCCATTGTAACTGTTGTAAGCAATCCCTAAGAATTCAAGATGATATATACCCCATACTCCATCTTCACATCACATTAAGACACTTTACTACATGTGCATCTGAAAATGTCATATATTTGATTATATGTCCATGTAAATTGTTATATGTAGGGATGACCTCTAGGGCATTGAGAACACGGATACAAGAACACAAATCCAGAATCAGGAATGGATGCACAGACTCTACTCTATACACACATTTTCAAGAAAAAGCTCATTCTGATGAGAGTTTTAAGTTCTTTGTGATAGAGAAGGTAAAACCCATTGGAGACAATAAAAGACTTCTTCTACAAAGGGAGTCTTTCTGGACCTTTAAATTAAACTCTGTATTCCCCAAAGGACTGAATGATAGGATTGATTTCACCTGTGATCTTTAG